One Alkalicoccus halolimnae DNA segment encodes these proteins:
- a CDS encoding acetyl-CoA C-acetyltransferase — protein sequence MREAVIVAGARTPVGKAKKGTFASIRPDDLAAHTIKETLKRANDFDPGRIEDVIIGCAMPEAEQGMNMARNISALAGLPQHVPAITINRYCSSGLQSIAYGAERIMLGQSEAIIAGGAESMSLIPMGGHVIAPNPHLVEHAPEYYMGMGFTAEEVAKKFGVSREDQDAFAAESHKRAAAAIKNGRFEEEIAPVPVTLRSVNENNKLEERDVVLAQDEGVREDTTVETLAKLRPAFNQQNGTVTAGNASQMSDGAASVLVMDKEKAEQDGLTPLVKFRSFAVAGVAPEIMGIGPVEAIPKAVKQAGLSMEDIGLFELNEAFASQALQVIRHLKLDHSKVNVNGGAIALGHPLGCTGTKLTLSLIHEMKRRNEQFGVVTMCIGGGMGAAGVFELL from the coding sequence GTGAGAGAAGCAGTAATTGTAGCAGGAGCGAGAACTCCTGTCGGCAAAGCGAAAAAAGGAACGTTTGCCAGCATCCGTCCGGATGATCTGGCAGCGCATACGATAAAAGAAACGCTGAAAAGGGCAAACGATTTTGACCCGGGACGGATTGAAGACGTCATTATCGGATGTGCTATGCCGGAAGCGGAGCAGGGGATGAATATGGCCCGCAATATTTCCGCACTTGCAGGTCTCCCGCAGCACGTACCGGCGATTACGATCAACCGCTATTGTTCTTCAGGACTGCAGAGCATTGCGTACGGAGCAGAACGGATTATGCTTGGTCAGTCAGAAGCCATCATTGCCGGAGGAGCAGAATCAATGAGTCTTATTCCGATGGGGGGGCACGTCATTGCACCGAACCCCCATCTCGTGGAACATGCTCCAGAATATTATATGGGAATGGGCTTTACGGCTGAAGAAGTAGCTAAAAAATTCGGCGTTTCCCGTGAAGATCAGGATGCCTTTGCAGCAGAAAGTCATAAACGGGCAGCAGCCGCTATTAAAAACGGCCGCTTTGAAGAGGAAATTGCGCCCGTACCGGTAACGCTTCGAAGTGTGAACGAAAACAACAAGCTCGAAGAAAGAGACGTCGTTCTGGCGCAGGATGAAGGAGTCCGGGAAGACACGACGGTAGAAACACTTGCCAAGCTTCGTCCAGCATTTAATCAGCAGAACGGAACCGTGACAGCAGGGAATGCTTCCCAGATGAGTGATGGAGCAGCCTCTGTCCTTGTAATGGATAAAGAAAAAGCTGAACAGGATGGATTGACTCCGCTTGTGAAGTTCCGCTCTTTTGCGGTAGCCGGCGTCGCACCGGAAATTATGGGGATCGGGCCCGTAGAAGCTATTCCGAAAGCTGTTAAGCAGGCGGGGCTGTCCATGGAGGATATCGGACTTTTTGAACTGAATGAAGCATTTGCCTCCCAGGCGCTGCAGGTCATCCGTCATTTAAAACTTGATCACAGCAAAGTGAACGTTAACGGCGGAGCGATCGCACTCGGTCACCCGCTGGGCTGTACCGGAACAAAGCTTACGTTGAGCCTTATTCACGAAATGAAGCGCAGGAATGAACAGTTCGGTGTCGTAACGATGTGTATCGGCGGCGGTATGGGTGCAGCAGGGGTATTTGAACTTTTGTAA